The following proteins are encoded in a genomic region of Chloracidobacterium sp.:
- a CDS encoding uracil-DNA glycosylase, with protein MIERNELKELSEEIREQALFLKELGISGLAVNLPAFSPIPAKQVRSAPEVEFRPRTTELREPLTRPSEQKIADPTLTSLPSLRGRLEPRKVIEPKDAEPLKVESEPKVIERSVAIPAEAAFIWPEPVETIEQIRGDIGPDCTRCKLCRLGRTQVVNSVGNFNADLMFVGEAPGADEDRLGEPFVGRAGQLLTRIIESIGFKRENVFIGNINRCRPPENRMPEPDESAACKPFLLREIAVIRPKVIVVLGAHAAQNLLETKVPIGKLRGRFHDLMGAKVMPTFHPAYLLRDPNKKREVWEDMKLVRDCLQGRASGSQA; from the coding sequence ATGATCGAACGGAACGAGCTTAAAGAACTGAGTGAGGAAATTCGTGAGCAGGCCTTATTTCTAAAGGAACTTGGAATTTCGGGCCTTGCGGTGAATTTGCCGGCATTCAGCCCGATACCGGCAAAGCAAGTGAGATCGGCGCCGGAGGTTGAATTTCGACCGCGAACGACCGAGCTGCGAGAACCGCTCACACGTCCGTCAGAGCAAAAGATCGCCGATCCGACGCTCACGTCGCTGCCATCCTTAAGAGGCAGGCTCGAACCGCGAAAAGTGATCGAACCGAAGGATGCCGAACCGCTCAAGGTCGAATCTGAACCGAAAGTGATCGAGCGTTCCGTTGCGATCCCGGCAGAAGCCGCATTTATTTGGCCGGAACCGGTCGAGACGATCGAGCAGATACGAGGTGATATCGGCCCGGATTGTACGCGATGCAAGCTTTGTCGGCTCGGGCGCACACAGGTCGTGAACAGCGTCGGAAATTTCAACGCCGATCTTATGTTCGTCGGTGAAGCGCCCGGAGCAGATGAGGATAGGTTGGGCGAGCCGTTCGTCGGGCGTGCGGGCCAACTGCTGACGCGCATAATCGAGAGCATCGGCTTCAAACGCGAAAACGTCTTTATCGGCAACATTAATCGGTGCCGTCCGCCGGAAAATCGAATGCCGGAGCCGGATGAATCCGCCGCGTGCAAGCCTTTCCTTTTGCGCGAGATCGCGGTAATTCGGCCCAAAGTAATTGTCGTGCTTGGAGCTCACGCGGCTCAGAATCTGCTTGAGACCAAGGTGCCGATCGGAAAGCTTCGCGGCCGCTTTCACGATCTTATGGGAGCAAAGGTAATGCCGACATTTCACCCGGCTTATTTGCTTCGCGATCCGAACAAGAAGCGTGAGGTTTGGGAAGATATGAAGCTGGTCCGAGACTGCCTGCAGGGTCGAGCGTCGGGGTCACAGGCCTAG